In the genome of Siniperca chuatsi isolate FFG_IHB_CAS linkage group LG14, ASM2008510v1, whole genome shotgun sequence, the window ATCTCGTTTTTAAGAGGGTCACAAAATCAAATGCGTCGAAACAGTGAACCATTTTCAACACAAGTTGCTTCATAGTGAGTCAATGCCTCAGAACGCTTATTTTCCTTCATAACAAGCTAAAGCTCCTATGGTGCGCTAGGTAAACTGTGCCTCcttaaacaaacacaactttCATGAGTACCTTTCACgtgttgtaaataaatgtggcattttATCAAAACATGTGGGCGTGGGTTAACAAGGTTCTCACAAGGGATTTAAATAGGCTACATAGGTTGCCTAAaacttaaagaaagaaaagaaagaaaaataaagaaagggTGCATTATTTGGTCAATGTAAGAGGGAGCAGACAGTTATTATATTGTATGTAAAGTAGAAAGGGAGACAGGAGGCAGAAAGTGGAAAGTTGCTTATCCAAAACTTAAAATGTCGTGTCAATGTTTATTTCACGTGAaaaattgttacattttacataataatAGAAACACTTAAATAACAGAGGATTAAGCTACATTGGGAGTTGAGTGCAGTGGGCAAACTGTTGAGGAGCTCAACAAAAGAAATTCCTGCCACTAGCAATGTAATACAttatatatgaaaatatgacaCAGCAAAACTGCATAAATGTGAATTAATTGTGAGTAATATGCAGGGAACTTAAACACTATAATTTCTCTGGCCGAATGTGGACTATtgataacaaaataattatttacacattgcaagttatttatttacagcatTTACCACAGTCCTGACTATAAAAGAGGTACTTGAACAGTGGCATTTTACTATTGAACATCGCTCTATTCTTTGTAAAATCTTACACACCCCAGCCTGTGATgtatcaatatcaataacaGAAACAGTTAAATGATAACACAATGTTGTATGAAGCCTCATGTGAGGATAATGTCAGTGTGATTTATGTATATAAGTGCGGTAcactaatattttttatttattaaaattatgcacaaaaaaaacattcccaGACATTcaatttcacagaaaacaagaacaaaacagaggtcagaggttgTGACTGAATCTGAAttcatgaaacaaacacatgacAAATTATAGGAGATGTATACAGACTGGCCAAATTTGCTTTGCTTTACTTGATGATTTGCCCACTGAATGTTTATATCAGTAAATCAATCATGTCACATCGTTTAACCATTAAAATCTTGTCCAGGTTCAAGGTTTTGCTCCATAGCGGTGGTGATGCTGTGAATACTGACTTGGTTATGTGAATTTTGAAGCCTTTGTTTCTGCACACTGTGCTGAACACCATAACAGAAGTAGATGATTAAACCTGTTTAAAGAAAAGTTACATCACATAGGgtcatgtttgtttatttgatgtttttgcacattttggttaaattaaaatgtgtattttatagTGACATTCTTCACATACCTACTGCCATCCACACTGCATAGCGGATCCATGTGTCTGATCCAAGCTGAACCATGAGATAGACATTGACAAAGGTGCTGAAAATAGGAAGAAACGGCACAAAAAGAACCTGTAAGAGAGCAGAAACATTATGACAGGCAATATCAAAGACAAAATTACTCAGTTTCCCTGTTTAGAACTTTACAGTTGCAAGAAATATATGAAATGTTACTGGTTGGCAATTTTCAGTAATGATGCTTCACTgactgaaataaatattaaactatATCATTACATGTGCTCCCAGAAAACCATCACTAAGATAGATGTGGCATACCATGAAAGCAGCTTTGGTTGTACTCTGCGGTTGTCTCCAGATGATCGCGGTAATGAGGACCAGCATCAGTGCGatcacagagacacaaagtAAACTCCACCAATCAAGGGCCTGAAGAGAGTCTACAGCCCCAGATATGACGAGGCTGAGGATGATAGCTAAAAAGACTGAGGAGAACAATGTAAGTTCCAATGATTATTAACAACGGAAATCATCTATATGCAGTATAATATTTACGGTTGATGTTAAGAAGACCACTTActaataaaaactgttaaaacagacacattttttgaTGTCCGTGTGGTGGCTTGTGAAGGAGGACATAATCCTCCAGTAACTGTGAAGGGCTCTGGTTTGCTGAAACTTGAATCCTCTCTGAGGTCTGCTTGGTACCTGTGAAAGTGAGGAATTATAAGTAAATGCACCCAAGCATTGGGTTAACATGACCTTTATTTCTATATATGGATATAGCTGTGACTTAAACTAGGAGGCTCAGTGAGttttattcttctttctttgcttCACATCAATTTATTTTGATCCCTGTCTGTAATTCAGTTTGTGAATGTACTATTAATGTTTCAACACACATTAGGCCAATGTCATCTTATTTAATTATCTTTTGTAATAATCAGCCACTGAAGGTAGTCATTTTTAATGTAGAAACTGCACAGTATCTGCCAGCTCTTATAATGACAGTTGATCAAAGTGTACTATTAGCTCACTGACCAATACATTTTGACAATAGCACAGTGACAATTCCAGTTTTGTTCATCTACCCACCTTTAAATCATGTTCTTATAGTTCCTGCAGACAATTTCTTGCTCATATAAAAGCCAATCCATGGTTCATAAAACAGTCAAACTGCTATTTACTTTCACTACACTCAGTTACATttgggattattattatttccttaCAAACTGTACACAATGCAGTTGATTTATCACGTTCTGTAGTAGTACTGTGTAAGTAATATCAACCATTATTTTTATATGGTTGATAATACAAGTgatcaatcattttttaaaagcatttttaaagtgATTATTGTTACATTTGCCAGATACATGAGCTGATTATCTGAGAATATCACCAGACATACTGTAATCCACATACAAGGTTACAGCAGGTGTTATTCTCAACCCTGACTTTAAGACATAAAGTGTACTGTAAGATTGTCAATAGGCATTGAGTTACACATACAggtgttttcattattgtacGTACTTCTGATGAATCATACCGTAATATGAGGATACATATGGCAACAAGTGTGTAGGCAAAGAGGGTTCCAATTGACATCATGTCAACCAGCGCCTTCAGGTCAAACAATAACGCCATGATAGCTGAAAATACATGAATAACAATAAGGAGAAGAATTTACATAAACGTAAAGAATTTCCTCTTACACTCATTTCAATAAATCATATTTCAATAACATCACCCAGGGGTTCATCTACAATTTTTAATCACAGATTTGATACCCAAAATTAAACAATTCATGTAACATAGAGATAGATACAgttcagacatttttttctgaatattttttagGTTAGCAATTTTATAATcagtaaaatgtatgtaactGTAACTTTTGGAGAACATACATTCTTCCAGGGTTGTTTTGGACAGGACAAACATCTCAAGACTGGGATCACAGAGAGAATGTCTTTATATTGTGAGATGGGTTATGTGCTTGAACTCATGAGATCATAGATCCGTTGACGCGTAAGGGTTCGTTCTGTGGATTTACTCAGCTCTGTACTATACAGCTTGAAAAGGAAAACATGAAGCTTTTGCCAAATATTTTGGCAATATCCATTTAGAGATTTAGAATCAGTGTACTGCACGTGAACCATTTTAGCTGAGATGAACACCTGACGTCAAAACAGGAAGGGATTTCTGTAGCAAAACATGCATAAATATACAGAGACTTCAAATAAGTATGACTGGAATTGACCGTTTTACCTGCTACAACCCCTGAAGCCAATGTGGCTATGACTGGACTTTGTCTGTCACTCATTTTACTGAGAGGTCTGAAGAGAAGTCCGTCCCTGGCCATGGCAAAGAGAACGCGGGGCATCGGGAACATTGAACCCAGCAGGCTGTGGGAAAAAGCTCAAATAACTCACCAACAACCATTTAGTCCTTCATATTATTTGCTTCTCTTTTAATAGTGATTCCAATTatcttcatatacagtatgtgctgtcTGCTATACGTTCATACAAATGAACTATCCtagaaattgaaattgaaatgaaagtaaatccacgtaaaataaactaattttgCTTTGATTTGCAGAGTTAGGTTTTGTAAATGGCACACTGTGTTTCATACCTCGTTGACAGTGCACAGAGGGATCCCACAGCCACCACATACTTTGCAGAGCCCCAACCGATGTATGTAAAGGCCACAGGCAACGGGCTGTGAACACTGAGCAAATAGTATGGCATCATAAGAGTCAGGGCAGCAGACACACCAAAATAAGCCAGGAAGCAGATGAGGAGGGATGCCACAATGCCGAGTGGGATCGACTTCTGAGGGTTTTGAACCTCCTCTcctaaagaaaaacaaattttactTTATAGTAACTTATTGTCTTTCATATTGTGCTATGCCCCTGTATTCTCTTTACCTTCTTGCAGTGTACTTTTAAGTATGTAAATTAATTTACCTGTTGTGGCAATGCAGTCAAATCCAACAAATGCATAAAAGCAAGTGGCCGCTCCTGCTAATGTTCCCTCAAAGCCAAAAGGGAAAAATCCTCCGCTGCCATATCTGGTGGTTTCATTCAGTGATGTGTGGTTTCTGTAAAGAATAGACATGTTGGTGCTTGGTCATTCAATAATAATCAACAAACTGATTGATAACTACGTATTTCAAACCTACATTTAGCTACAAATGTCACCTATTTCTGTGTTATTAACAGCAGCAGCCTGAAAAAcaccattatttttttcttaatgatacattatataaaaaaacaagaacccTTACTCATATCCATCTATGAGAGACTCTTCACCAATGTACCAGTTGTTGATGTCCCCCTTAATGACTCCAGAGAGGATAACAAACAGCAACACCAGGATGTTAACTGCTGTAAAAACCTTATTTACAATAGCAGACTCCTTAACACCAAATGCAAGAATCCCtagaaaagaaacacacagaaaatataaagtTGATCATGACTATGAATACAATGGAACCATGTCTGTAAAAAGATATTCAACATGCATTAGAGATATATTATAAATTGTGATTATCTGCTGTTTCTTCATTTTACAtatattacaataataaattCTTACATTTGGTGAGAAGTCACAGGGGTTTAGATTATGAACTTGCCTGCCAAGAGCATTATGAGGCTGGCTGCAAAGAAGTCTGGGTAGGGAGCTAATCCAGGTAAATTCATCGCAGCCTGTTTGCCCAGGGAGTTGGCAATGACGTTTCCAATGAGATCATCGAAGGTGCCACTCCATGCTCTGGCAACACTTGACGTCCCTTAAAATCAGCAAACATGAAACACGAAACTCATAAAATGGCTAACAGCGTGTTATAAGCAACCATAAAAACCAAACATATTTTCCAACctacttatttattttagattttaggctcatttgaaagaaaatcaagaCAAAGTTCAAGAGGACAGTAAAGTATTTACTGAAAAGACTTTTCCAAGATGACAATTAAACATccatcacatacagtaaatgtattcaGAGTGGCACTATCTTTACCTATGACATAAGACAGCAACAAGTTCCAGCCAGTGATAAAAGCCCATATCTCTCCCACAGTCACATAGCTGTAGAGATAGGCAGATCCAGTCTTGGGAACACGAGCTCCAAATTCAGCATAGCAAAGTCCTGCAAAGATGGAGGCCACTGCTGCTATCAGGAAGGCGATTATGATACTGGGCCCGGCCACGGCTCTGGCCACTTCTCCCGacagcacatacacacctgCCCCTAGTGTGCTGCCGACCCCCAGAGCCACCAGGTCGAGGGTGGTCAGGCATCGGCGAAAGTTGGACTCCTCTCCTTCAGGCGCCAGAGGTTTCCTGCGTGACAGGCTCTGCAGGAATAGCAGTATCTTTGCACCAGACATCCTATCAATCAAGACATGCTGTGTTCATTGATTGCTCAAGACAAAGCAACACAAAAATGGCACAGCTGAGGACTGACACATACATTTGCTATATGCATACACATGCTACGTCTAAAGCATGCATTTAAGACAGCTGATAGACAAACCAGAACATGTCTCAGTGAACAGTGGTTTGAAAATAGCAcagtttgtgatttaaaaataaacattcagtATGCTTTtccaaaaataacacacaacacactcaaTAGCATTTCCTGATCAAGAGAGGGAAACATTTTCtctagaaaatgtaaaatgtaagtACATTTCCAAATGAAATGATACCATTCAAAATATGAGACACAAATAAACTCATTTATAAGTTAAATGCTATCTTAATCTGTAGCATTTGTCTCATTATAGTCTATTTCATCAGAACTGCATTGCAGAAATATAGtttgaaactgtaaaatgatCTAAGTGTcatcacattttcacagcatCACAAGTGATTTTACTGTCTGTGCTGTAAAACCGATGTAAGGCAGGTAGTCTCTCAGCCTCGCAATTACTAAGAAATGAACACCTTGTACATCACATGCACTAAGCTGTTATTGaactgttagtgtgtgtgtgtgccacagtAAGTGTCATTCATTACACTGTAAagatataaataatttaagttttactcATAAATGTCAGACACAGTGATTATTAATGGAAATCAGTTCAGACGTCATCGGTAGATTATTTACTATAAAGGCCTGTGTTTATGAAACAGGAAGACATTAAAGTAGGTAGCTTCATCactgtacatttattattttaatgtttattaccttttattttacttttagaaCTGAACAAACTTATTATATTAGCTAACAAAATGAGATCCTATCCAGTAGATTATGCACGCATCATTATAAGAGAGACTTCCTTACCTTTTCGGCTGAAGTTGCAgcgtgtgtgactgtgttttgatCTGTACCAGACCACACTATTTGTGAGGATAAATCCATTCACTGTGAACTCTTCACAGctcaacatttttgacacattaTGTTACATTTCAGACGTACCTGCCATTTCTGAAAAAGTCAGGAGCAGAATGATTTGTTTGAAGACACTTCAGGCATGTCAAACAATAACATGCATTTTATAGAGCTGTTTCTTCATGTATGTATGCAGATGATATGATGGAGGCCCAAAGTTTTCTTTCATTCCTCATCAAAAATTGTGTAAGCCTTCTTGAAATTGTTGGTAATCTCTGACAGAAGCCTCCTGTATGAATTTTcagaatgaattaattaaacacactcacatgtgattcatatttttataagcaaacacaataataataccatgatttacattaaataaactaaaaataactgatattaaaaaacaacaacacaaagcaGCGCACAAGATGACTGTTTactgacatttcatttaaatactCAGAAACCTGTTGAGAATTGTATGAAGTGAAGATTCTGTttgctttaattaattaaaccaATGAATATGATACACTCTATATACTACAATGTGACTCATTTGTTGTGTGATTTACACTCTATCATTTAACCTTGCGctaaatgcaaaaacatgttCACTAACATCATTCCTTCCAACTCAAAGTTAAAATGAACTGGACATTTTCAGATAacgtttgttttatttgattctATTTGGAGCTCAAAAAGAATCAATGCTGGGTGAAAACAGTACAGCCCATCACAAAGTTTTCTGGTGTGATAACACTTTTGCCTTTTCACTTAAGAGTAAGTTATAATTTTCAGTTAATTGCACTTTCTAACTCAAGATCTTCAAACTTGTCCAATCCTCTGTCACCTTGTCCAACTTCTccttttgttagtttttctggGCTAAAAAATATCTCTTTACTATATTTAGAGACTTATCTTTACAAAGTGATTTGTTCCAGTTTAAACTATAGTAACTTAACAAAGAATGGCGATATGGCAACTGCAaaattttacctttatttaatacataaaacaaatccTTCTACTAAATCTTGATTATTTGTGTTTGATCATTGGTCTCACCCTCCACATGAGGGCAGCTCTGCAAATGCAGGTTCTGAAATCAGAACTACTGCTGATCACACAGCTCTAACATATTGAGATCTGCTTGTTGCAATGCAAatgtgcttttctttatttaattaaacTCTTTTACTGATGATGAGGGCGATGACTTTCTTCCAGCTGTAAAGAAGTTGacttacaaaaaaaactaagaaaCTATGAAGTAAATTTAGGGTGCAGGCTTTTTATCCTCAACCTTTTAGGACCTCCCATGTGCCCGATGTCTCGTGGACACGGCGTTGGGTTCAGTCACAGATGAGTCAACATGTTGTAAACTGAAATTGTTTTCACTGGAGACATCTGCTCAGCAACAAATTGAAGACTCGTTCATCAGAGCATAAGGAGACAACAAATtgtgtgaggaacatagtggtGCAATCCATTGCTTCTAGGGGTTCCTGGTATCATGCTGAAGCTCTTCTGgcaaaatgcaaagaaaaattAAACCTGCCTGGAAAATTGATCACTGGATGTCAGtcacatgcagacacagacGACAAAAACAACAGCGGATATGAGgatcaaattttaatttttaagggCCTTCACTGTGGCACTTTGGACTtaatttgatgtgttttttgaatTATACCTTCAtgtgcttgaaaaataaattgttataTTTGCAGTAATACAGACACAGATTTCCAGTTGAAATACACGTTAATGAAGGCTGTAGATGAAGATAGCTGTCACAATGTTCTAGTTGGTAGTGAAAGTAGCTGGTTTGCATGATTGTATTCCTGTAACCTTCCCAACTCTTTCTCTGGCACTTTAGGTTGTGATGACTTTGGTTCAGGAGGAGTGAACTGTGAGTAGACTTCATTAGCTGAAGGAAATGGACTACCCCTCTCTCTGTTAATGATTCATCTGCGAAAGAGGTTCAGAAGCTAACACCATTGTCCAGTGAATTCATTCAGCACCCTGGATATTTTGGGGAAAGGCCTTAAAATCTGTGTATCTGTATTAGTGTATTTAAATCACTCTCAGGAGTTCAGGCGGTAAGTTTAATTCTGTGTTATTTTCCATGTTTgaagttttaattgttttattttgggagataaaaaacactgaagaaCTGTTTTATAGAATTCAGCCATAGTCAGCTTACTTTCTGATTATGGGTATCAGTAATCTAAAACAGATGATAACATTACTTTGCTGATTTAACTTACAAGAAATGCAATTTTGAATCTATTTTTACCACTTTGGAACAGGTAGGAATTGTGTGAATTGTAATTTTGgcattttctattgttttttaCAAAAAGAAGACTTGAGGGACATTTTATACCAACATTGGACAACTGGATAATCATTTGATCATATTCTACAATACTTTTGTTGGAAATCAATATTTGAAAGCAAAATCCGCTTTCCAACCAAAATAATGTcaataagaaattaaaatagATGTTATATAGCTATGCATAGATCTTCTCTCAATAATTGTTAGTATGGCAAACAGTGGCTCGTACAGCCGTTAGTTACTTCATTATCACAGCTCTGCCCCAGCATTTTTCCAGCAGTATTAGCCAGAAGCAGCAGGCTTCTCTCCATGGTGACTGGGTTCACTGGCCGCAGCATGAGGCTGAACATTTGCAGGAAGGAGGGTCATTAGAGTGTGACTTCACTCTCAGCTCATGTAAATCCTGCGTCTATTTTGGTTCAGGTGGATATTTCAAGCAGCATGATTACAATGTTACTGAGGtgtgaaatgttaaaattaatcTCCTCTTAGAAACATTACTACAGAGGTCAACCCGTTAAAAATTACAAACTCTTAAAAATCGTATGTAACTGCGTAGTCCTGCTAGACTCGGTAATAACAGCTTTAGGCCTTGTTGGCCTCTAACACCGTTCTCCTCTGCCCCTGTTTCTATGGGAAAGTGAGCTCAGTGATTAGAGTTGGTGTCACACACTGCTACAGCACAAGAATTATGTTTATATCTTGTAAAATTATCAAGAAAATGGAAAGCATTTCACtcctgctgattatttttcacCAAAACAAAGTTTCCTTTTGTGcatgaatgtttattttatagaaaacaaaattgtATTTGACTACTCTTAAACAAAAGCATAACatgttttccccctttttcctaCAGTCAGACATTCTAATCAGTGCAAACATGGATAACACAAAACAGCGGAGCAGGCAGATTGATGGGAGAAGATAATATCAAGAATACCTTCACTCTGGGGAGTTGCAGAAAATATTCCTATCCAttagacagaaaagaaagatgagACTGGTTCTGTATTACCTGATACTGCTGGGGTCCAGTTATGTCATTTCAACTTATGGGCCCCATCAAAGAGCACAGATGACTGGTGATATTTTGCTCGGAGGTCTTTTCCCCATACACTTTGGTGTTGCATCCAAAGACCAAGACCTCGCAGCCCGGCCCGAATCCACACAGTGTGTCAGGTAAAATTTGAGACTGGTTTATTGTATATGTAGGAAAACACGAATCCATAAATTATTTGACTGATTGAATGTGCTCAGTTTATCTAAATCCAAACCTTGTTTGCTTTTACAGGTTCAATTTCCGTGGTTTCCGTTGGCTCCAGGCCATGATTTTTGCGATTGATGAGATAAACAACAGCAGTACTCTCCTGCCCAACATCACCTTGGGCTACAGGATCTTTGACACATGCAACACAGTCTCAAAAGCCCTGGAAGCTACGCTTAGTTTTGTGGCCCAAAATAAGATTGACTCCCTGAATTTAGATGAATTTTGTAACTGCACTGATCACATCCCAGCAACCATTGCTGTAGTAGGAGCAGCTGGATCTGCAGTCTCCACAGCAGTCGCAAACCTACTAGGTCTTTTTTATATTCCTCAGGTGAGTAAGTAAACAGTGGCTACATCAGTACGACCTCAATGCGCCACCTCAGTCGTGGCCTTACAAATTGAGCAAATGTCACATGGCAACCCTGTATTCTGTCCACATTAATTTGCAGTGGATAATACCTTTTACAGGAAACAAAATGCCTCTTGAATAATGcattttatcaacaaaatgacaaatccTTTATACTGAATAAAGTTAATTAACAGCAACAAGCAGGACACAATGTAGATTACCTGAAATCTTTACTGTTTCAGATCAGCTATGCCTCCTCTAGTCGCTTACTGAGCAACAAGAATCAGTACAAGTCATTCATGAGGACCATTCCTACAGACGAGTACCAGGCCACAGCCATGGCAGACATCATTGAGTACTTCGAGTGGAACTGGGTTATTGCTGTGGCCTCAGATGACGACTATGGACGCCCAGGAATTGAAAAGTTTGAGAAGGAGATGGAAGAGCGAGACATCTGCATTCACTTAAATGAACTTATTTCTCAGTACATTGAAGATCATGAAATCCAAGCTCTGGCTGACAGGATTGAGAACTCCACAGCTAAAGTGATTGTTGTGTTTGCCAGCGGCCCAGATATTGAGCCTTTAATCAAAGAGATGGTCAGGAGAAACATCACAGATCGGATCTGGCTAGCCAGTGAAGCTTGGGCAAGCTCCTCCCTTATTGCTAAACCAGAGTATCTTGATGTTGTGGCAGGTACTATTGGCTTTGCTCTAAAGGCAGGGAATATACCTGGGTTTAGAGAGTTCTTACAACAAGTCCAACCAAAGAAAGACAGTCATAATGAATTTGTCAGGGAGTTTTGGGAAGAAACCTTCAACTGTTATCTGGAAGACAGCCCGAGACTGCAAGAAAGTGAGAATGGCAGCACTAGTTTCAGACCTTTGTGTACTGGTGAGGAAGACATTACAAGTGTTGAGACCCCATACCTGGACCACACACATCTTCGTATCTCCtataatgtgtatgttgcagtTTATTCCATTGCACAGGCCCTGCAGGACATACTCACCTGCACACCTGGACATGGACTTTTTGCCAACAATTCCTGTGCAGATATAAAGAAAATGGAAGCATGGCAGGTAAAATGTTGCACATTTAGCCAAAACCAAAGCTATTGAATATTACATTTACTTAGCCAGTTTGAATTATCCAAATGTGGGGTTCTGCTTcacaggtcctgaagcagctcAGACATTTGAACTACACCAACAGTATGGGGGAAAAGATGCACTTTGATGAGAACGCAGACATGGCAGCAAACTACACCCTTATAAACTGGCACAGGTCTGCTGAAGATGGCTCTGTGGTGTTTGAGGAGGTCGGATACTACAATATGCATGTCAAGAGAGGAGCCAAACTGTTCATTGACAAGACAAAGATTCTGTGGAATGGATTCAGTTCTGAGGTCAGTCAAACTGTTTTGTAGAGGATGTTACCGTTAATGTATTAATGCATTGTTTTTTCCTGTACTTATCATTCTCCTGGCATGATCTAGGCCTACTTAGAATTACAAGTAGGTAATCACAGCAAGGAAGGAAAACATTGAAACTTGGGGATAAAAAGCTATTCAGGGGCAAtaggattttttaaatgtacattattACAATTGCTGCAGGGCCCCATTTCCCAAAAGAATCTTAAGGCTAAGATGATCAACATGTGTTGATCACAATCATGTTTGATTTCAAGGTTTTATCTGTAGATTTGAAATGTTGGTGAATATTTAAACTTTCCACTGCATTAATTCTCATAGACctccattacatttataattcagaatgtgaaaacaaaagacaattCAGAAGAAGCCCTGGTAGTCGCCAGGGTGCCGACAATGAACAACAAGGTCCCAGGTTTGAAGCCAGTGGGGGTCTATTGTTTGAATGTCAttccccatttctctctctcctgacttcctgttgtttcTCTACTGTTGACTTGATAGCAAAAGCATAAAATACCTGTGCTTTA includes:
- the casr gene encoding extracellular calcium-sensing receptor is translated as MRLVLYYLILLGSSYVISTYGPHQRAQMTGDILLGGLFPIHFGVASKDQDLAARPESTQCVRFNFRGFRWLQAMIFAIDEINNSSTLLPNITLGYRIFDTCNTVSKALEATLSFVAQNKIDSLNLDEFCNCTDHIPATIAVVGAAGSAVSTAVANLLGLFYIPQISYASSSRLLSNKNQYKSFMRTIPTDEYQATAMADIIEYFEWNWVIAVASDDDYGRPGIEKFEKEMEERDICIHLNELISQYIEDHEIQALADRIENSTAKVIVVFASGPDIEPLIKEMVRRNITDRIWLASEAWASSSLIAKPEYLDVVAGTIGFALKAGNIPGFREFLQQVQPKKDSHNEFVREFWEETFNCYLEDSPRLQESENGSTSFRPLCTGEEDITSVETPYLDHTHLRISYNVYVAVYSIAQALQDILTCTPGHGLFANNSCADIKKMEAWQVLKQLRHLNYTNSMGEKMHFDENADMAANYTLINWHRSAEDGSVVFEEVGYYNMHVKRGAKLFIDKTKILWNGFSSEVPFSNCSEDCEPGTRKGIIDSMPTCCFECTDCSDGEYSNHKDSSVCTKCPNNSWSSGNHTFCFLKEIEFLSWTEPFGIALAICAVLGVVLTAFVMGVFVRFRNTPIVKATNRELSYVLLFSLICCFSSSLIFIGEPLDWTCRLRQPAFGISFVLCISCILVKTNRVLLVFEAKIPTSLHRKWWGLNLQFLLVFLCTFVQVMICVVWLYNAPPSSYRNHDIDEIIFITCNEGSVMALGFLIGYTCLLAAICFFFAFKSRKLPENFTEAKFITFSMLIFFIVWISFIPAYFSTYGKFVSAVEVIAILASSFGMLACIFFNKVYIILFKPSRNTIEEVRCSTAAHAFKVAAKATLKHNNTAARKKSSSTGGSFASTPSSSISLKTNDNDCDPTSGKHTPRVSFGSGTVTLSLSFEESRRSSLM